In Streptomyces chartreusis, the following proteins share a genomic window:
- a CDS encoding GNAT family N-acetyltransferase: MPPTDASANAGTAPVTDTGPTSPTAPESRIGPAADAGADSEDTLDLHLPDEFVALFAEDTGADGSRSLGEAATATTTAGPASASATSAATAERAGAGAGTTTCASEAPPASTTPNPDDLLGGVADWGPLSTPAGALHLVPVRIERDLPIISRWMNDPAVTAFWGLAGPDNAIEEHLRSQLAGDGRSVPCMGLLEGTPMSYWEIYRADLDPLARHYPARPHDTGVHLLIGGMGDRGRGLGGTLLRAVADLALDKRPACARVVAEPDIRNTPSVAAFLTAGFRFAAEIDLPAKRAALMIRDRSLRHLL, from the coding sequence GTGCCTCCCACCGACGCGAGTGCCAACGCAGGTACCGCCCCGGTCACCGACACCGGCCCCACGAGTCCGACCGCTCCTGAGAGCCGTATCGGCCCGGCTGCCGACGCGGGCGCAGACAGCGAGGACACGTTGGACCTGCATCTGCCCGACGAATTCGTCGCGCTCTTCGCGGAGGACACCGGCGCCGACGGGAGCCGAAGCCTTGGCGAAGCCGCAACGGCAACCACAACGGCAGGGCCAGCCAGCGCGTCAGCCACAAGCGCTGCCACCGCCGAGCGTGCCGGCGCAGGCGCAGGCACAACCACGTGTGCCTCTGAGGCCCCGCCCGCTTCCACCACCCCGAACCCCGACGATCTCCTCGGCGGCGTCGCAGACTGGGGCCCGCTCAGCACCCCGGCAGGGGCACTGCACCTAGTACCCGTACGGATCGAGCGAGACCTCCCGATCATCAGCCGCTGGATGAACGACCCTGCCGTCACAGCGTTCTGGGGCCTTGCGGGACCGGACAACGCCATCGAGGAGCACCTGCGATCCCAGCTCGCCGGCGACGGACGCAGCGTCCCGTGCATGGGCCTGCTGGAAGGCACGCCGATGAGCTACTGGGAGATCTACCGAGCCGATCTCGACCCGCTGGCCCGCCACTACCCGGCCAGGCCCCACGACACCGGAGTCCATCTCCTTATCGGTGGCATGGGTGATCGAGGGCGAGGACTCGGCGGAACTCTTCTCCGAGCCGTCGCCGATCTCGCACTCGACAAGCGGCCCGCCTGCGCTCGCGTCGTCGCCGAACCGGACATTCGCAACACCCCTTCCGTCGCCGCCTTCTTGACCGCCGGCTTCCGGTTCGCCGCCGAGATCGACCTGCCCGCCAAGCGGGCCGCCCTCATGATCAGAGACCGGAGCCTGCGTCACCTGCTGTGA
- a CDS encoding ATP-dependent DNA helicase, with protein sequence MEKPSLPELLHAAVTAVGGTERPGQVTMAESVAEAIDGGTHLLVQAGTGTGKSLGYLVPALAHGERVVVATATLALQRQLVERDLPRTVDALHPLLRRRPEFAMLKGRSNYLCLHRLHEGVPQDEEEGLFDQFEAAAPTSKLGQDLLRMRDWADETETGDRDNLTPGVSDRAWAQVSVSSRECLGATKCAYGAECFAEMARERAKLSEVVVTNHALLAIDAIEGAPVLPQHEVLIVDEAHELVSRVTGVATGELTPGQVNRAVRRAAKLVNEKAADQLQTAAEGFERLMELALPGRLEEIPEDLAYALMALRDACRTVISGIGATRDKSVQDEDAVRKQALASVESVHDVAERITNGSEWDVVWYERHDRFGASLRVAPMSVSGLLREKLFADRSVTLTSATLKLGGDFNGVGASLGLAPEGTEGDDLPQWKGVDVGSPFEYRKQGILYVAKHLSRPARDGDRADMLDELTELIQAAGGRTLGLFSSMRGAQLAAEELRSRIPEFPILLQGEETLGELIKNFAADPKTCLFGTLSLWQGVDVPGPSCQLVVMDKIPFPRPDDPLMSARQKAVEDAGGNGFMAVAATHAALLMAQGAGRLVRASGDKGVVAVLDQRLATARYGSYLKASLPDFWYTTDRNQVRKSLAAIDASATQAEAEAAAK encoded by the coding sequence ATGGAAAAGCCCTCACTCCCCGAACTCCTGCATGCCGCTGTCACTGCTGTTGGCGGCACGGAGCGCCCTGGCCAGGTGACTATGGCCGAATCCGTCGCGGAGGCGATCGACGGCGGCACCCACCTGCTCGTCCAGGCCGGCACCGGCACCGGAAAGTCGCTCGGCTACCTCGTGCCCGCGCTCGCGCACGGGGAGCGCGTCGTCGTGGCGACGGCCACCCTGGCGCTTCAGCGCCAGCTCGTGGAGCGGGACCTGCCGCGCACCGTCGACGCACTGCACCCGCTGCTGCGCCGGCGTCCGGAGTTCGCGATGCTCAAGGGCAGGTCGAACTACCTGTGTCTGCACCGCCTGCACGAGGGTGTCCCGCAGGACGAGGAGGAGGGCCTCTTCGACCAGTTCGAGGCAGCCGCACCCACCAGCAAGCTGGGCCAGGACCTGCTCCGGATGCGCGACTGGGCGGACGAGACGGAGACGGGCGACCGCGACAACCTGACGCCCGGTGTGTCCGACCGCGCCTGGGCACAGGTGTCGGTGTCGTCGCGGGAGTGCCTCGGCGCCACGAAGTGCGCCTACGGCGCGGAGTGCTTCGCCGAGATGGCCCGGGAGCGGGCCAAGCTCTCGGAGGTCGTCGTCACCAACCACGCGCTGCTCGCGATCGATGCCATCGAGGGCGCACCGGTCCTTCCACAGCACGAGGTCCTGATCGTCGACGAGGCGCACGAACTGGTCTCCCGCGTCACTGGAGTCGCCACTGGCGAGCTCACGCCGGGCCAGGTAAACCGCGCGGTGCGCCGCGCAGCGAAGCTCGTGAACGAGAAGGCCGCCGACCAGCTCCAGACAGCCGCCGAGGGCTTCGAACGGCTGATGGAGCTGGCGCTGCCCGGCCGCCTGGAGGAGATCCCGGAAGACCTCGCCTACGCGCTCATGGCGCTGCGCGACGCCTGCCGCACCGTGATCTCCGGAATCGGCGCGACCCGCGACAAGTCGGTGCAGGACGAGGACGCGGTCCGCAAGCAGGCGCTCGCCTCCGTCGAGTCGGTGCACGACGTGGCGGAGCGGATCACCAACGGTTCGGAGTGGGACGTCGTCTGGTACGAGCGACACGACCGCTTCGGCGCGTCCCTCCGCGTGGCGCCGATGTCGGTGTCGGGTCTGCTGAGGGAGAAGCTCTTCGCCGACCGCTCCGTCACTCTGACCTCCGCGACCTTGAAGCTGGGCGGCGATTTCAACGGTGTCGGCGCCTCACTTGGACTCGCTCCGGAGGGCACGGAGGGCGATGACCTCCCGCAGTGGAAGGGCGTGGATGTCGGCTCACCGTTCGAGTACCGCAAGCAGGGCATCCTGTACGTCGCCAAGCACCTGTCGCGCCCCGCGCGGGACGGCGACCGCGCCGACATGCTCGATGAACTGACCGAGCTGATCCAGGCGGCCGGCGGCCGCACGCTCGGCCTGTTCTCCTCGATGCGAGGAGCCCAGCTGGCGGCCGAGGAGCTCCGCTCCCGCATTCCGGAGTTCCCGATCCTCCTCCAGGGCGAGGAGACGCTCGGTGAGCTGATCAAGAACTTTGCCGCCGACCCGAAGACCTGCCTGTTCGGCACGCTCTCCCTCTGGCAGGGCGTCGATGTACCCGGCCCCAGCTGCCAGCTGGTCGTCATGGACAAGATCCCGTTCCCACGCCCCGACGACCCACTGATGAGCGCCCGCCAGAAGGCGGTGGAGGACGCCGGCGGCAACGGCTTCATGGCGGTCGCCGCCACCCACGCCGCACTGCTCATGGCCCAGGGCGCCGGGCGCCTCGTACGGGCATCGGGGGACAAGGGCGTGGTGGCCGTACTGGACCAGCGGCTGGCCACAGCCCGGTACGGGAGCTATCTGAAGGCGTCACTGCCCGACTTCTGGTACACGACGGACCGTAATCAGGTCAGGAAATCGCTGGCCGCTATCGATGCGTCAGCGACACAGGCGGAGGCCGAAGCAGCGGCGAAGTAG
- a CDS encoding trypsin-like serine peptidase: protein MRSIRPSFTARRGRSARRRTSPLPLVALAAALTLTVTACESGDADASGEPSASAAAGGEGKITIPDDIKDKLKEHGIDLDKWKDGAWKNWDRDDWLREAKDYINPIIEGLWDPDRMRDAEDPDRGVDDSDLSGDQGVTDPTPQPVDAQAVAPTYHANAPEAGKVFFDSPEGTMVCSATVVQDPANPGKSNMVWTAGHCVHAGKSGGWYRNIAFVPSYNDKAMGTAAMENATKEQAAPYGVWWADWVQTSDQWIADGGPTGGDGAPYDFAVLHVKPEAGGSGKSLEETVGSALPVNFNAPAVPDVDSIKAVGYPAAKPYDGQKLYQCQDQPGRLSLRASDPTMYRIGCTMTGGSSGGGWIATGSNGKPALVSNTSIGPVDAGWLAGPRLGKEAKAVFDGVSEKFTGQ from the coding sequence ATGCGATCGATACGGCCGTCGTTCACCGCCCGTCGGGGGAGGAGTGCGCGCCGCAGAACCTCCCCGCTGCCCCTGGTCGCGCTCGCCGCGGCACTGACGCTCACCGTCACCGCCTGCGAGTCGGGCGACGCCGATGCGAGTGGCGAGCCCAGTGCGTCCGCCGCGGCCGGTGGCGAGGGCAAGATCACGATCCCGGACGACATCAAGGACAAGCTCAAGGAACACGGGATCGATCTCGACAAGTGGAAGGACGGGGCCTGGAAGAACTGGGACCGGGACGACTGGTTGCGCGAGGCCAAGGACTACATCAACCCGATCATCGAGGGCCTGTGGGACCCGGACCGTATGCGCGACGCCGAGGACCCGGACCGGGGTGTCGACGACAGTGACCTCTCCGGTGACCAGGGCGTGACCGACCCGACGCCGCAGCCCGTGGACGCGCAGGCCGTGGCGCCCACGTACCACGCCAACGCCCCCGAGGCGGGCAAGGTGTTCTTCGACTCCCCCGAAGGCACGATGGTCTGCTCGGCGACGGTCGTACAGGACCCGGCCAACCCCGGTAAGTCCAACATGGTGTGGACGGCGGGCCACTGCGTGCACGCGGGCAAGAGCGGCGGCTGGTACCGCAACATCGCGTTCGTGCCGTCGTACAACGACAAGGCCATGGGTACGGCCGCGATGGAGAACGCCACGAAGGAGCAGGCGGCCCCGTACGGCGTCTGGTGGGCGGACTGGGTGCAGACCTCGGACCAGTGGATCGCTGATGGCGGTCCGACGGGCGGGGACGGCGCGCCGTACGACTTCGCCGTGCTGCATGTGAAGCCGGAGGCGGGCGGCAGCGGCAAGTCCCTGGAGGAGACGGTCGGTTCGGCCCTGCCCGTGAACTTCAACGCGCCGGCCGTCCCCGACGTGGACAGCATCAAGGCCGTCGGTTACCCGGCTGCCAAGCCGTACGACGGCCAGAAGCTGTACCAGTGCCAGGACCAGCCGGGCCGGCTGTCGCTGAGGGCGTCCGACCCGACCATGTACCGCATCGGCTGCACAATGACGGGCGGTTCGTCCGGTGGCGGTTGGATCGCCACGGGCTCGAACGGCAAGCCGGCGCTGGTGTCGAACACCTCGATCGGTCCGGTGGACGCGGGCTGGCTGGCGGGTCCGCGGCTGGGCAAGGAGGCCAAGGCCGTGTTCGACGGGGTGAGCGAGAAGTTCACCGGTCAGTGA
- the hflX gene encoding GTPase HflX, which produces MTSSSSFSQDTQRFVQTYADGRRADALMEEDVAWSHEIDGERDGDQFDRSERAALRRVAGLSTELEDVTEVEYRQLRLERVVLVGVWTSGTAQDAENSLTELAALAETAGALVLDGVIQRRDKPDAATFIGSGKAIELRDIVVESGADTVICDGELSPGQLIALEDVVKVKVIDRTALILDIFAQHAKSREGKAQVALAQMQYMLPRLRGWGQSLSRQMGGGKGGGLATRGPGETKIETDRRRIREKMAKMRREIADMKTGREIKRQERKRHKVPSVAIAGYTNAGKSSLLNRLTGAGVLVENALFATLDPTVRRAETPSGRLYTLADTVGFVRHLPHHLVEAFRSTMEEVGESDLILHVVDGSHPNPEEQLAAVREVIRDVGAIDVPEIVVINKADAADPLTLQRLMRIETRSIAVSARTGKGIDELLALIDNELPRPSVEIEALVPYTLGRLVARAHTEGEVISEEHTPEGTLLKVRVHEELAADLAPYVPAPTA; this is translated from the coding sequence ATGACCTCCTCTTCTTCCTTTTCCCAGGACACGCAGCGTTTCGTGCAGACCTATGCCGACGGCCGTCGGGCCGATGCCCTGATGGAAGAGGACGTCGCCTGGAGCCACGAGATCGACGGAGAACGGGACGGCGATCAGTTCGACCGCTCCGAGCGTGCGGCTCTGCGCCGTGTGGCGGGCCTCTCCACCGAGCTCGAGGACGTCACCGAGGTCGAGTACCGCCAGCTCCGACTGGAGCGGGTCGTGCTCGTCGGTGTCTGGACCTCGGGGACCGCGCAGGACGCGGAGAACTCACTGACGGAACTCGCAGCCCTCGCGGAGACCGCGGGCGCGCTCGTGCTCGACGGCGTGATCCAGCGCCGCGACAAGCCCGACGCGGCCACCTTCATCGGCTCGGGCAAGGCCATCGAGCTGCGCGACATCGTCGTCGAGTCCGGCGCCGACACCGTCATCTGTGACGGCGAGCTCAGCCCGGGCCAGCTCATCGCCCTCGAGGACGTCGTCAAGGTCAAGGTCATCGACCGTACGGCCCTGATCCTCGACATCTTCGCCCAGCACGCCAAGTCCCGAGAGGGCAAGGCTCAGGTCGCGCTCGCGCAGATGCAGTACATGCTGCCGAGGCTCCGCGGCTGGGGTCAGTCGCTGTCCCGGCAGATGGGCGGCGGCAAGGGCGGCGGCCTCGCCACCCGTGGTCCCGGTGAGACCAAGATCGAGACGGACCGGCGACGGATCCGCGAGAAGATGGCGAAGATGCGCCGGGAGATCGCGGACATGAAGACCGGCCGTGAGATCAAGCGCCAGGAGCGCAAGCGCCACAAGGTGCCCTCGGTCGCCATCGCCGGATACACCAACGCCGGCAAGTCGTCCCTGCTCAACCGCCTCACCGGCGCCGGCGTCCTGGTCGAGAACGCCCTGTTCGCGACCCTGGACCCGACCGTGCGCCGGGCCGAGACCCCGAGTGGTCGTCTGTACACGCTGGCCGACACGGTCGGCTTTGTACGGCACCTGCCGCACCACCTCGTCGAGGCGTTCCGCTCCACCATGGAGGAGGTCGGCGAGTCCGACCTGATCCTGCACGTGGTGGACGGCTCGCACCCGAACCCGGAGGAGCAGCTGGCCGCCGTTCGCGAGGTGATCAGGGACGTCGGTGCGATCGACGTACCGGAGATCGTCGTGATCAACAAGGCGGACGCGGCCGACCCGCTGACGCTTCAGCGGCTGATGCGGATCGAGACCCGCTCCATCGCGGTCTCGGCGCGCACCGGCAAGGGCATCGACGAACTGCTCGCCCTGATCGACAACGAGCTGCCGCGGCCGTCCGTCGAGATCGAGGCCCTGGTGCCGTACACCCTCGGCAGGCTCGTCGCCCGCGCCCACACCGAGGGCGAGGTGATCTCCGAGGAGCACACCCCGGAGGGCACGCTGCTCAAGGTGCGGGTGCACGAGGAGCTGGCGGCGGATCTCGCGCCGTACGTCCCGGCGCCGACCGCCTGA
- a CDS encoding IucA/IucC family protein yields the protein MNSTPTTAGRRSTPPERGDAPQGTAPADRAASVSAHAAPAAQGPVRTPPQADVPDAERLRSETPDLLEHPDPHTAAQAAAVENLLRCWVRETNVPAPHDGLLRILLPATGTALVAPVHYWSPTGWHRFGLPYLAAATDQSSLIDSVTLAALLTREALYRTPDASETSSVPSSAPVALTAMAAATDLVARVADSAQRTARFISERRDSPADSADLFLAAEQALLLGHPHHPTPKSRESLSETEARLYSPELRGSFPLHWLAVSPSVLATDSAWTERGRAVPASQLTARLASPDLALPDGYTALPLHPWQMREVRHRPETADLFDASLLADLGDHGERWHPTSSVRTVHRSGAPAMLKLSLGLRITNSRRENLRKELHRGVEVHRLLRSGLATQWQAAHPGFDIVRDPAWLAVDGPGGVPIPGLDVMIRHNPFRPSDDVSCVAGLVSPLPHPQTDVTAARRRSDREPLRSRLAELITRLATRTGRPRGAVAAEWFLRYLEHVVRPVLWLDAEAGVALEAHQQNTLLLLDGDGWPSGGRYRDNQGYYFRESRRAELDARLPGIGEHSDTFVSDEVTDERFAYYLAINNVLGLIGAFGSQRLVDEQLLLAAFRRFLGEVAAGPSRLGTSLPAHLLDSPVLRCKANLLTRIHGLDELVGPVDTQSVYVTIANPLHS from the coding sequence TTGAACAGCACCCCCACAACTGCCGGCCGCCGTTCCACCCCACCGGAGCGAGGAGACGCACCGCAGGGAACCGCCCCGGCAGACAGGGCAGCTTCCGTTTCCGCCCACGCAGCACCCGCGGCGCAGGGACCGGTCCGCACACCGCCCCAGGCAGACGTCCCGGACGCTGAACGGCTGCGCAGCGAAACCCCCGACCTGCTGGAGCACCCCGACCCGCACACCGCAGCCCAGGCCGCCGCCGTGGAGAACCTGCTCCGCTGCTGGGTACGCGAGACCAACGTCCCGGCACCCCACGACGGGCTTCTCCGCATCCTGCTGCCCGCCACCGGCACGGCCCTGGTAGCCCCGGTCCACTACTGGTCCCCGACGGGATGGCACCGCTTCGGCCTTCCGTACCTGGCCGCCGCTACCGATCAGTCCTCGCTCATCGACTCGGTCACCCTCGCCGCCCTACTCACCAGGGAGGCGCTGTACCGAACCCCCGATGCATCCGAGACCTCCTCAGTACCGTCGTCCGCACCCGTGGCGCTCACCGCGATGGCGGCCGCCACGGACCTGGTCGCCCGCGTCGCCGACTCCGCCCAGCGAACCGCCCGTTTCATCAGCGAGCGTCGGGACAGTCCGGCCGACAGCGCTGACCTCTTCCTCGCCGCCGAGCAGGCGCTCCTCCTCGGACACCCGCACCACCCGACACCGAAGAGTCGCGAAAGCCTCTCCGAGACCGAAGCCCGGCTGTACTCACCCGAGCTGCGCGGCTCCTTCCCCTTGCACTGGCTGGCCGTCTCCCCTTCCGTACTCGCCACCGACTCGGCGTGGACCGAACGTGGCCGTGCCGTCCCCGCGTCCCAGCTCACCGCTCGACTTGCCAGCCCTGACCTGGCCCTTCCCGACGGCTACACGGCCCTGCCACTCCATCCCTGGCAAATGCGCGAAGTTCGGCATCGCCCCGAGACCGCCGACCTGTTCGATGCCAGCCTGCTTGCCGACCTCGGTGACCACGGCGAACGGTGGCATCCGACCTCCTCGGTACGCACCGTCCATCGGTCCGGCGCTCCGGCCATGCTCAAGCTCTCGCTGGGCCTGCGCATCACCAATTCCCGCCGTGAGAACCTCCGCAAGGAACTGCACCGCGGCGTTGAGGTGCACCGACTCCTTCGCAGCGGACTTGCGACGCAGTGGCAGGCCGCGCACCCGGGATTCGACATCGTCCGCGACCCGGCCTGGCTCGCCGTCGACGGGCCTGGCGGAGTCCCCATCCCGGGCCTCGACGTCATGATCCGACACAACCCCTTCCGTCCTTCCGACGATGTGTCCTGCGTGGCCGGACTCGTCTCACCCCTTCCTCACCCACAAACCGACGTCACCGCAGCCCGACGCCGGTCGGACAGGGAGCCGCTGCGGTCCCGGCTGGCCGAGCTGATCACGCGTCTCGCCACACGAACCGGCCGCCCCCGGGGAGCCGTGGCCGCGGAGTGGTTCCTGCGTTACCTCGAACACGTCGTTCGCCCCGTGCTGTGGCTGGACGCCGAGGCCGGCGTCGCCCTGGAGGCGCACCAGCAGAACACGCTGCTCCTGCTGGACGGCGACGGCTGGCCCTCCGGCGGCCGGTACCGCGACAACCAGGGCTACTACTTCCGCGAGTCCCGGCGCGCGGAGCTGGATGCCCGACTGCCCGGCATCGGCGAGCACAGCGACACCTTCGTCTCGGACGAGGTCACCGACGAACGGTTCGCCTACTACCTCGCGATCAACAACGTGCTCGGTCTCATCGGCGCATTCGGTTCCCAGCGTCTCGTCGACGAACAGTTGCTGCTCGCCGCGTTTCGTCGCTTCCTCGGCGAAGTGGCCGCTGGGCCAAGCCGGCTCGGCACCTCACTGCCGGCACACCTGCTCGACTCCCCCGTCCTGCGCTGCAAAGCCAACCTCCTGACCCGAATCCACGGCCTCGACGAACTCGTGGGCCCGGTCGACACCCAGTCCGTCTACGTCACGATCGCCAACCCCCTCCATTCCTGA
- a CDS encoding trypsin-like serine peptidase produces MRSTRSAPSSAVRYRRRRSVLAATGLVAALALTATACGGSADDPASDKADAAASQAAGAGDSGNTGDGIQIPSEIADKLKEHGIDVDQWKDGAWKDWDQDKWLSEAEDFVNPVIEGLWKPERMQSAKEANKTVTTQDASADQGVSDPEPAPVQATAEKTPYHDNAAPVGKVFFDTPDGPAVCSGTVVKDVNHPGKSNLVWTAGHCVHAGQGGGWYRNIAFVPAYNDLGKSEAELGNATPTEIAPYGNWWADWVSTSNEWIQGGSETGGAGATYDYAVLHVQPESGAKSLEETTGALDVDFTAPSATEVDTMGAWGYPAAPPFNGLKMFKCVDRPGRLSLSPALPTMYRIGCTMTGGSSGGGWFRVVNGDTKLVSNTSIGPEDNTWLAGPQLGRGAESLYQNMSRTYGGR; encoded by the coding sequence ATGCGTTCCACGCGTTCCGCTCCATCGTCCGCAGTTCGATATCGCAGGCGGCGTTCCGTTCTCGCCGCCACCGGCCTCGTCGCCGCGCTGGCGTTGACCGCGACCGCCTGTGGCGGCTCGGCCGACGACCCGGCGAGCGACAAGGCCGACGCCGCCGCCTCGCAGGCCGCAGGGGCCGGTGACTCCGGCAACACCGGCGACGGCATCCAGATCCCGTCCGAGATCGCGGACAAGCTCAAGGAGCACGGGATCGACGTCGACCAGTGGAAGGACGGCGCCTGGAAGGACTGGGACCAGGACAAGTGGCTCAGCGAGGCCGAGGACTTCGTCAACCCGGTCATCGAGGGCCTGTGGAAGCCTGAGCGGATGCAGTCCGCGAAGGAGGCCAACAAGACGGTCACCACGCAGGACGCCTCCGCCGACCAGGGCGTGAGCGATCCGGAGCCTGCCCCCGTCCAGGCCACGGCCGAGAAGACGCCGTACCACGACAACGCGGCGCCCGTCGGCAAGGTCTTCTTCGACACCCCCGACGGCCCGGCCGTCTGTTCCGGCACGGTCGTCAAGGACGTCAACCACCCCGGCAAGTCCAACCTCGTCTGGACGGCGGGCCACTGCGTGCACGCGGGACAGGGCGGCGGTTGGTACCGCAACATCGCCTTCGTCCCCGCGTACAACGACCTCGGCAAGTCCGAGGCGGAGCTGGGCAATGCCACGCCCACGGAGATCGCCCCCTACGGCAACTGGTGGGCCGACTGGGTCTCGACGTCCAACGAGTGGATCCAGGGCGGCTCGGAGACAGGCGGCGCGGGTGCCACGTACGACTACGCGGTGCTGCACGTGCAGCCGGAGTCCGGCGCGAAGTCCCTGGAGGAGACCACCGGCGCTCTGGACGTCGACTTCACTGCCCCGTCCGCGACAGAGGTCGACACGATGGGCGCCTGGGGTTACCCGGCGGCACCGCCGTTCAACGGCCTGAAGATGTTCAAGTGCGTCGACCGTCCGGGCCGTCTCTCGCTGAGCCCGGCGCTGCCGACGATGTACCGCATCGGCTGCACGATGACCGGCGGCTCGTCGGGCGGCGGCTGGTTCCGGGTCGTCAACGGCGACACCAAGCTGGTGTCGAACACCTCGATCGGACCGGAGGACAACACCTGGCTCGCCGGCCCGCAGCTCGGCCGGGGGGCCGAGTCGCTGTACCAGAACATGAGCAGGACCTACGGCGGCCGGTGA
- a CDS encoding diaminobutyrate--2-oxoglutarate transaminase family protein, whose protein sequence is MAVTESVRGDTSESAGTGAAHEGILRRQSARESAARTYARALPIVPVRARGLTIEGADGSRYLDCLSGAGTLALGHNHPVVLEAIRKVLDSGAPLHVLDLATPVKDAFITELFRTLPPGLADNARVQFCGPAGTDAVEAAFKLVRAATGRSGILAFSGAYHGMTAGALEASGGAYDVRVARLPYPQDYRCPFGVGGEHGAELAARWTESVLDDPKSGVRHPAGMILEPVQGEGGVIPAPDEWMRRMRQITADRSIPLIADEVQTGVGRTGSFWAVEHSGVTPDVMVLSKAIGGSLPLAVIVYRDDLDAWQPGAHAGTFRGNQLAMAAGMATLAYVRENRLAERAADLGTRMLDQLRGLAAEFDCIGDVRGRGLMIGVEVVEPEAEPLRERERERERERERERLAGLAGEGGVLADPDWRGGVTDLAVPGDSAGPGRLRGTGVEVGRLVDPDSARTPGGRPTGVTPADRAAGAAAAAMQSSRDHHPRPAAPELAVAIQRECLRRGLIVELGGRHSSVVRLLPPLTISDEQATAVLDRLADAVAAVSRNHPGHDRLQRPQPGQQRRADRAQSTDRADHEGRGDRADRADEAG, encoded by the coding sequence ATGGCCGTGACCGAATCTGTGCGCGGGGATACGTCCGAGTCGGCAGGGACCGGCGCCGCGCATGAGGGGATCCTGCGACGGCAGTCGGCGCGCGAGTCCGCGGCGCGCACCTACGCGCGCGCCCTGCCCATCGTGCCGGTGCGAGCACGTGGGCTGACCATCGAGGGCGCGGATGGCAGCCGCTACCTGGACTGCCTCTCTGGCGCCGGGACACTGGCACTCGGACACAACCACCCCGTGGTCCTGGAGGCCATCCGCAAGGTCCTCGACTCGGGCGCCCCTCTCCACGTCCTCGACCTCGCGACCCCCGTCAAGGACGCCTTCATCACCGAGCTGTTCCGCACCCTGCCGCCCGGGCTCGCCGACAACGCACGCGTGCAGTTCTGCGGGCCCGCCGGCACCGACGCCGTGGAAGCCGCCTTCAAACTCGTCCGGGCCGCGACCGGACGCAGCGGCATCCTCGCCTTCAGCGGCGCCTACCACGGCATGACCGCCGGAGCCCTCGAGGCATCCGGAGGCGCCTACGACGTCCGGGTCGCGCGCCTGCCCTACCCGCAGGACTACCGCTGCCCCTTCGGCGTCGGCGGTGAACACGGCGCCGAACTCGCCGCCCGCTGGACCGAGTCCGTCCTCGACGACCCCAAGTCAGGCGTCCGACACCCCGCCGGGATGATCCTCGAACCCGTCCAGGGCGAAGGCGGAGTGATCCCCGCCCCGGACGAGTGGATGCGCCGCATGCGCCAGATCACGGCCGACCGGTCCATCCCTCTGATCGCCGACGAGGTTCAGACGGGTGTCGGCCGAACCGGCTCCTTCTGGGCGGTGGAGCACAGCGGCGTCACCCCCGACGTGATGGTCCTCTCCAAGGCCATCGGAGGCAGCCTGCCGCTGGCGGTCATCGTCTACCGCGACGACCTCGACGCCTGGCAACCCGGCGCCCACGCCGGCACCTTCCGCGGCAACCAACTCGCCATGGCCGCCGGCATGGCAACCCTCGCCTACGTCCGCGAGAACCGCCTCGCCGAGCGCGCGGCCGACCTTGGCACCCGGATGTTGGACCAACTCCGAGGCCTTGCAGCTGAGTTCGACTGCATCGGGGATGTGCGGGGGAGGGGGTTGATGATCGGGGTCGAGGTGGTGGAGCCGGAAGCTGAACCCTTGCGGGAGCGGGAGCGGGAGCGGGAGCGGGAGCGGGAGCGGGAGCGGTTGGCGGGCCTGGCGGGTGAGGGCGGGGTGCTGGCCGATCCGGACTGGCGTGGGGGAGTAACTGACCTGGCGGTGCCGGGAGATTCGGCTGGCCCTGGGAGGCTCCGCGGCACTGGCGTCGAGGTCGGCCGGCTGGTGGACCCCGACTCCGCCCGGACGCCGGGCGGCCGGCCGACGGGCGTCACCCCTGCCGACCGGGCGGCAGGCGCGGCAGCGGCGGCGATGCAGAGCAGCCGGGACCACCACCCTCGACCGGCAGCCCCGGAGCTCGCGGTCGCCATCCAGCGCGAGTGCCTGCGACGCGGCCTGATCGTCGAACTCGGCGGCCGCCACTCCAGCGTCGTACGGCTCCTCCCACCCCTGACCATCAGCGACGAGCAGGCGACCGCTGTGCTCGACCGACTCGCGGACGCGGTGGCTGCGGTATCCCGCAACCACCCCGGTCACGACCGACTGCAACGCCCGCAACCTGGACAGCAGCGACGTGCCGACCGAGCCCAGAGTACGGACCGTGCCGATCACGAAGGCCGAGGCGACCGCGCCGATCGCGCCGACGAGGCGGGGTAG